One part of the Quercus lobata isolate SW786 chromosome 7, ValleyOak3.0 Primary Assembly, whole genome shotgun sequence genome encodes these proteins:
- the LOC115951403 gene encoding uncharacterized protein LOC115951403 produces the protein MRLISWNCQVLGNPWTGRSLHKIVREQAPTICFFMETRLDKDGFVNLYSNLPFNNKIIVKHPDAGGGLAFLWKNTINLEIINYTANHVLAVVTEEDGFRLFLIGFYGWPEAQKKVRSWRLSEHLKTFIEGPWMIIGDFNAFLHALEKKSRRPPQTSQVDAFRDALESCQLQDLGFKGQRREKSFKFEESWLLKADCETMVKEAWGRENIASHGLESIKQKIQMCGAELLSWGSAWTDPDVEAIKEIQKRLDKLNEEEISETSKAEFLDLSKRMDELLQKHEIY, from the exons ATGAGGCTGATAAGTTGGAACTGTCAAGTgcttgggaacccttggacagGTAGAAGCCTTCACAAAATTGTGAGGGAACAAGCACCCACAATCTGTTTTTTTATGGAAACAAGACTGGACAAGGATGGATTTGTGAATTTATATAGTAATTTGCCTTTCAATAATAAGATTATTGTTAAGCATCCTGATGCTGGGGGAGGATTAGCTTTTTTATGGAAGAATACTATTAATTTGGAGATTATTAATTACACTGCAAACCATGTCTTAGCAGTGGTAACTGAAGAGGATGGGTTTAGGTTGTTCTTGATTGGGTTTTATGGATGGCCAGAGGCACAAAAGAAAGTGAGATCTTGGAGATTGTCGGAACATTTGAAGACCTTTATAGAGGGACCTTGGATGATTATAGGGGACTTTAATGCTTTTTTACATGCTTTGGAAAAGAAAAGTAGACGGCCACCACAAACTTCACAGGTTGATGCATTTAGGGACGCTTTGGAGTCTTGCCAACTTCAAGACCTTGGATTCAAGGG GCAGAGAAGGGAGAAAAGCTTCAAGTTTGAGGAGTCTTGGCTGTTGAAAGCTGATTGTGAGACCATGGTGAAAGAGGCATGGGGTAGAGAAAATATTGCTTCCCACGGCCTTGAGTCCATcaagcaaaaaattcaaatgtgTGGAGCAGAATTATTGAGTTGGGGTTCAGCATGGACTGATCCGGATGTTGAAGCTATCAAAGAGATTCAAAAAAGATTGGACAAATTGAATGAGGAAGAAATTTCTGAAACCAGCAAGGCCGAGTTCTTGGATTTAAGCAAAAGGATGGATGAGCTTCTCCAAAAACACGAAATTTATTAG